A genomic stretch from Edaphobacter aggregans includes:
- a CDS encoding TonB-dependent receptor, producing MMLNNDRSTMFRSGKGEESSPLRHLLPRLFPILLVLLTVVLLCGTPANAQLAGKGEIKGTVTDPSGAVVPEATVVATSTSRGLKFTTKSSSSGDFSVSALDPDIYTLTVTATGLSTTTQENIHVNALEVANVNVSMKVGSEAETVTVTAAPPALETSNAALGATMENDMYSALPIQMGAYGQPDQRRATDFAFLMPGVQGNNTNGNATTNTGIVNGSGSRGAVSAVYIDGIPFVRAGGNGDPRYVWTAISVDAVDQFQVQTAGYSAIYEGQGIQNYAIKQGGIKYHGSVYYFFRNTALDTWGFFGAVPNPVTGVVAKPTEHSHEYGIALSGPLVPVGSLKDKLFFFGNYNGFRYSSQTPTSLTFPTAAQQAGNFAGLVSGGIFDPTTQAACTAHSTDGPCRYRYGYIGGSAAGSRGNPVLSGQPVDVIPSSEFSQIALKLQSYLPSGIGTSAQNNFNSPNSTGLTNWSTTNRIDYAFTSKDTLTLVAAIGRQASSNPTGQTTAGRNVGPVPYNYGQVFAPKTAVGVIEETHIFSPHLINQFKWGYARYNGPTFQSNQVPVYAATAQGLTGLPAGPASQAFPIVTFAGTNAPTNWAGQGPNITLAENYTLLNNVQWNVGKHSFTFGGQIAWLQYNVTPNTGGSSPLTMANAVTETAAINKSSNSSPAYAATSNTGYSYASFLIGQIDKGSLTQNLVQQFNSRFRAISPYVQDNWKVNEKLTLDLGLRWDYFPTLLDAHDNMSFFSPTLANPITGTNGALQFAGTGSGTCNCRTPVNNYFKNFGPRIGLAYQVDPKTVIRSSYGIMFTHGNAVGGGGSTAGLAGNSLGFSASPSFSANGQLLSTFPLTGTNSAFPSFAPAAGRAVGPAFGTGYTTTSGYTGTPSTVSYYDPYLGSRAPEYVNWTLGFQHQWTNALTSSITYVGSQGHFLPADASNARGFWANQLDPKYLSLGTALNSAGTSACAANGLTCPSGFTTGQQLNVALRPFPFQGVTDQFAYVSNSNYNALQVTLNMRATHGLTFMANYTWSRSIDDGGTFRTGYDIPAAFSGDGQFHKADSIERSVSTSNQPQHIVITGVWDMPFGRSMLNNSGWERAIFGGYKLSTIYQAYSGSPLAITGATCNANPAQITCMPSYNPSFAGPARINGSWGHGVTRTNYKDTTNPGSFFINSNAFVYAPAYTFGNNPRTAPYNIYGPGNYNLDLSLRRSFGLHLGESSRLNLQADLYNVTNHTQFTVASTVWSPTTTSFGQVSGTQANGRRSAQLHARIEF from the coding sequence ATGATGCTCAACAACGATCGATCCACCATGTTCCGCTCCGGCAAAGGCGAAGAATCAAGCCCGCTCCGCCATCTTCTTCCGAGGCTCTTCCCCATTCTGCTGGTTCTCCTCACGGTCGTTCTGCTCTGCGGAACACCGGCCAACGCTCAGCTCGCCGGTAAGGGCGAAATCAAGGGTACGGTGACCGACCCTTCCGGCGCAGTCGTCCCCGAAGCCACCGTCGTCGCGACATCGACAAGCCGCGGCCTCAAGTTCACCACCAAGAGTTCATCGTCCGGTGACTTCTCTGTCTCGGCACTCGATCCGGACATTTACACCCTCACCGTCACTGCCACGGGGCTCTCGACGACCACGCAGGAAAACATCCACGTCAACGCGCTCGAAGTCGCAAACGTGAACGTCAGCATGAAGGTCGGCTCTGAAGCTGAGACCGTCACCGTTACCGCCGCTCCTCCCGCGCTCGAAACCAGCAACGCAGCCCTCGGCGCGACCATGGAGAACGACATGTACTCCGCGCTTCCCATCCAGATGGGAGCCTACGGCCAGCCTGACCAGCGCCGCGCCACCGACTTCGCGTTCCTCATGCCCGGCGTGCAAGGCAACAACACCAACGGCAACGCCACCACCAACACCGGAATTGTCAACGGATCGGGAAGCCGCGGCGCCGTCTCTGCCGTGTATATCGACGGCATCCCATTCGTGCGTGCCGGAGGCAACGGCGACCCGCGCTACGTATGGACCGCCATCTCCGTCGATGCGGTCGACCAGTTCCAGGTTCAGACCGCCGGATACTCCGCCATCTATGAAGGGCAGGGAATTCAGAACTACGCCATCAAGCAGGGCGGCATCAAGTATCACGGGAGCGTCTATTATTTCTTCCGCAACACGGCCCTCGACACCTGGGGCTTCTTCGGCGCTGTTCCCAACCCCGTCACCGGCGTAGTGGCCAAGCCAACCGAGCACAGCCACGAGTACGGCATTGCTCTCAGCGGCCCGCTCGTTCCCGTTGGTTCGTTGAAAGACAAGCTCTTTTTCTTCGGCAACTACAACGGCTTCCGCTATTCAAGCCAGACCCCGACCAGCCTGACCTTCCCGACCGCAGCCCAGCAGGCAGGTAACTTCGCGGGACTGGTCAGCGGCGGTATCTTCGATCCCACGACGCAGGCAGCATGCACGGCTCATAGCACTGACGGTCCGTGCCGGTACCGGTACGGTTACATAGGAGGCAGCGCGGCAGGGTCCAGAGGAAATCCGGTCCTCTCAGGCCAACCTGTAGACGTGATTCCGTCGAGCGAATTCTCGCAGATCGCCCTCAAGCTCCAGAGCTATCTCCCGAGCGGTATTGGCACGTCGGCGCAGAACAACTTCAACTCCCCCAATTCGACTGGCTTGACGAACTGGTCCACGACCAACCGTATCGATTATGCGTTCACCTCGAAGGACACGCTGACCCTGGTGGCAGCCATCGGCCGTCAAGCGAGTTCCAATCCCACCGGCCAGACGACTGCAGGGCGCAACGTAGGTCCGGTCCCGTATAACTACGGTCAGGTCTTCGCTCCCAAGACAGCCGTAGGCGTCATCGAGGAAACCCATATCTTCTCGCCGCATCTCATCAATCAGTTCAAATGGGGATACGCCCGGTACAACGGTCCCACCTTCCAATCGAATCAAGTCCCCGTCTACGCTGCAACAGCTCAGGGCCTGACAGGCCTGCCAGCCGGACCGGCATCCCAGGCCTTCCCGATCGTCACCTTCGCCGGTACCAACGCTCCAACCAACTGGGCTGGTCAAGGTCCCAATATCACTCTTGCTGAGAACTACACCCTGCTCAACAACGTGCAATGGAATGTTGGAAAGCACTCGTTCACCTTCGGTGGACAGATCGCTTGGCTCCAATACAACGTCACACCAAATACCGGCGGTTCAAGCCCGCTTACCATGGCCAATGCCGTTACCGAGACCGCAGCGATCAACAAATCAAGCAATTCAAGTCCTGCCTATGCGGCGACCTCTAACACCGGCTACTCCTACGCCAGCTTCCTCATCGGTCAGATCGACAAAGGCAGCCTGACTCAGAATCTCGTGCAGCAGTTCAATTCGCGCTTCCGCGCCATCTCCCCCTACGTTCAGGACAACTGGAAGGTCAACGAAAAGCTCACCCTCGATCTTGGCCTGCGCTGGGACTATTTCCCCACGCTTCTTGATGCGCACGACAACATGAGCTTCTTTAGTCCCACTCTGGCTAACCCCATTACCGGCACGAATGGAGCGCTGCAGTTTGCCGGCACCGGATCTGGTACCTGCAACTGCCGTACACCGGTCAATAACTACTTCAAGAACTTCGGCCCGCGCATCGGCCTCGCGTACCAGGTCGATCCAAAGACCGTCATCCGGTCCAGCTACGGCATCATGTTTACCCACGGCAATGCCGTTGGCGGCGGCGGTTCCACCGCTGGCTTGGCTGGCAACTCCCTTGGCTTCTCGGCCAGCCCAAGCTTCTCGGCTAACGGCCAACTGCTATCCACCTTCCCGCTCACCGGGACGAACAGCGCATTCCCGTCCTTTGCACCTGCCGCAGGCCGCGCCGTGGGCCCGGCCTTTGGAACCGGCTATACGACGACGAGCGGTTACACCGGCACGCCGTCTACCGTCAGCTACTACGATCCATATCTCGGCAGCCGTGCTCCTGAGTATGTCAACTGGACCCTTGGCTTCCAGCACCAGTGGACCAATGCACTTACCTCGAGCATCACCTACGTGGGATCGCAGGGACACTTTCTTCCTGCCGATGCCAGCAACGCTCGTGGCTTCTGGGCAAACCAGCTCGATCCGAAGTACCTGTCCCTGGGAACAGCTCTGAACTCGGCTGGTACATCGGCCTGTGCAGCGAACGGCCTCACTTGCCCATCGGGCTTTACCACAGGGCAGCAGCTCAATGTGGCTCTCCGTCCGTTCCCGTTCCAAGGGGTCACCGATCAGTTTGCTTACGTCTCCAACTCCAACTACAACGCACTCCAGGTGACCCTCAACATGCGCGCCACCCATGGACTCACCTTCATGGCCAACTACACATGGTCGCGCTCCATCGACGATGGAGGCACCTTCCGGACCGGATACGATATTCCGGCTGCATTCTCCGGCGATGGACAGTTTCACAAGGCTGATTCCATCGAGCGCAGCGTATCCACTAGCAACCAGCCACAACACATAGTCATCACGGGCGTATGGGATATGCCCTTCGGCCGCTCTATGCTCAACAATAGCGGATGGGAGCGAGCGATCTTTGGCGGATACAAGCTCTCCACCATCTACCAGGCCTACTCTGGTTCGCCGCTCGCCATTACAGGAGCAACCTGCAACGCCAACCCGGCGCAGATTACCTGCATGCCCAGCTACAATCCCTCCTTCGCCGGTCCAGCCCGCATCAACGGCAGTTGGGGGCATGGCGTCACCCGTACCAACTACAAGGACACCACCAATCCTGGCTCCTTTTTCATCAATTCAAACGCGTTCGTCTATGCGCCTGCTTACACCTTCGGCAACAATCCACGTACCGCTCCGTACAACATCTACGGTCCGGGCAACTACAATCTCGATCTCAGCCTCCGTCGCAGCTTCGGCCTTCACCTCGGTGAATCGTCCAGGTTGAACCTCCAGGCCGACCTCT